In the Hylaeus volcanicus isolate JK05 chromosome 1, UHH_iyHylVolc1.0_haploid, whole genome shotgun sequence genome, one interval contains:
- the LOC128876682 gene encoding laminin subunit alpha-1-like isoform X2, giving the protein MHFTGCRCNPIGSITTACDIVTGQCQCKFRVTGRQCNQCMTGFWGLATGAGCAPCECDPIGSHNSSCHDDTGQCYCKPGIGGTRCETCLPGYYGFSSNGCQVCDPCVRPGHICDPDTGRCVCPIMTFGEHCDRCRPGSWDLVPGIGCRACDCTLGSTRPQCDHQGQCPCRIGYDGLRCEKCAKGYYGYPRCRPCSCNFAGTLQCNDEVCDCNEEGQCPCKEHVFGRQCNKCKEGTFGLAVDNPKGCTECFCFGRTASCQQADLSWGHRRLARPRILYVNDTSNDIIVSKFRSQIFLSSINGGLNVTNGLSTIPDIEGDVTIPSNLYYNYPLYWMLPEPFLGDKVVSYGGFLRFKTWTEGGIPLRSTMQYPVVQLQGNKIVLEYYLPLPMTNNRYDIRFHESLWQLQNRPDYKVTREVLMVALQNVQHILVKASDNAEFTKTTLLEASIDAAVLTPTHTPSFATSIEICKCPPEYNSTSCQDPSIGYYRWYKNTTVTSTIIIDLVGQAKRCQCNGRSEVCDRETGYCLNCRGNSAGPQCDACADSFYGDPEFGGCKPCPCPRTDKRFSNTCMVRADAEPICVCKPGYTGRTCERCSYGYYGFPNLPDGKCVPCNCNPAGSLNDECDTETGQCKCRAGSTGRDCSQCTAYRHVYINNVCTSCNDNCTGVLLDTVALLSQELADGTSHIADGYIPPPWKALSYIDSNVTTFFEEIDRQNKLKQRMENIPWHEYKKLLKHAEMLLRTANEQAKQADTLQSKSNDLKNNLFSAKIEVDNLRKHIDETILRLNQYSNDNKRIEIKKALKMAKMILNSLKAVNLTTKTMEIESFLEDIGEYTDWLKSLYDATEPFAIAHDDAEEYSVKLTDMRNVIEDAMDTLFDYDSLYNNINQTFVESKNDCNEINALWKEVNESIITGKKMTDETQGFVVDIQNNVQDLPELQNKLNYWFDKLSMKEELLYRLNYEYNDKYVVPAVQHAKNLSNYVDQYVSLFSETRSIAASPLKASQAYKNIVDNINAANVTAMAAKDITEDIYNKTFPNGPKSKSLLDNAEEISMASSKQMDSAKKHRKLVENANDELDIQKKAVTTLKNTLNYTGIRDNKINMELQNLQDDSKKLREGIQNVLEDNEEVLESMQETQKLINDYTEGIADRLKPKMYELKEEGDSKISLASEKLTEALSKIKEADAKLISLSNAAIKRKNVFDKWNDTLATKLQNLKDKIAEARNTADGIRVSMKSADGKECIRSYKLSTLQPTSTNTIVMTFALPKGKEEGSLFYLPSSINDDFIALEIVNRRVRFVWNVGGDTGFLTHSEVIESGNIRDDRFWYRIEAERIRHVGKLLVRKQSSTIGRKIETLTNKTESKYSRFDITTSDRVWIGGIPKDLSQRRRIELISTSGLPGCVHRVILDGKSIGLWNFITTAPDMACIACVEGLEDARDDTTYSFNGEGYAVRNRVSSGPYNKYIFGVSMNFRTYDENALLFLAFNPLNNQHIMIFLREGKVIFRVGYGGNVSIEMFSKQKHNNGNWTKVNAFRQYHLDKNIEQCTLRVGEKDDTTFGAPTPQPKKEDFPDLAQAKYYIGGVPPSFRAEKLMLPSQVSFLGCMSNIVIQEGYDPMAEQYYGVEPSCGNKALKIVGFYGNGYLEHSSFTLKKLNSTVSFSFRTMQTEAVLLLSTFEGQEERINRNSFYSVCVINGQVQVRMNAGRGELVLQSNVTFNDGRYHSVTIIKSKRNVELWIDDALQNKGVLASRSAIKAPGVYGGLFFGGLPELINNTKMIATTTPLYGAIKDAIFDDEKNVTIIRFDEVINFEHALIGRPGPSMGKDPPTYTPSASLSTQPEGCLKVPYYSLEPGALKFGDKPNSHTQLYLNIKKFWEKKYAIEFDFRTYYPNGLLFITPGMRPKYYLMIVVQDGQLLLLVKTRKKRESRKEILFKTPFNDGNWHHVVISHDRRKLTLLVDSQTPSTIKVPKNIGLAPMMYIGGLPESGTLIPEQVVVKLETLKGCIRGLRVNGNVYDMVGSTSKAYQVGQCFPNVESGAYFQDEAYAIYKRNFELGAVLELQLEFRTSELSGVLLSITAPGNSPSLSLELNDGKIVMSGDLGYNNPLYVEQRFTSPYTICDNRWHRIQAVYNDEQLALKVDELDQKYGLPISVNYHIMGSTAFGPLYIGGLPASAPKGTLITRDHFNGCIRNVMIGGERRDWTDMDELHNIHLSSCPVQ; this is encoded by the exons atgcactTTACTG GATGTCGATGCAACCCTATTGGATCGATTACTACTGCCTGCGACATAGTGACAGGGCAGTGCCAATGTAAATTTCGCGTTACTGGCAGACAGTGCAACCAATGTATG aCTGGCTTCTGGGGTTTGGCAACAGGAGCAGGATGTGCTCCTTGCGAATGCGATCCTATAGGATCGCATAACTCTTCTTGCCACGACGATACAGGACAATGTTATTGTAAACCAGGAATCGGTGGTACACGTTGCGAAACCTGTTTGCCTGGATATTATGGATTTTCTTCGAACGGGTGTCAAG TTTGCGACCCATGCGTGCGACCAGGTCATATTTGCGATCCTGACACCGGTCGTTGCGTGTGTCCAATCATGACGTTCGGCGAGCACTGCGACAGATGCAGACCAGGTTCCTGGGACCTGGTACCAGGAATCGGTTGCAGAGCCTGTGACTGCACTCTAGGCTCTACGAGGCCCCAATGCGATCATCAGGGACAGTGTCCCTGCAGAATAGGCTACGATGGGCTTAGGTGTGAAAAATGCGCGAAGGGTTACTACGGTTATCCGAGATGTCGACCTTGTAGCTGTAATTTCGCAGGTACCTTACAATGCAACGACGAGGTCTGCGATTGCAACGAGGAAGGACAATGCCCTTGCAAG gagCATGTATTTGGAAGGCAATGCAACAAGTGCAAAGAAGGTACCTTCGGTCTCGCTGTAGACAATCCAAAGGGATGCACCGAGTGTTTCTGTTTTGGAAGGACAGCTTCTTGTCAGCAGGCTGATCTTAGTTGGGGACATCGTCGGCTGGCACGACCTCGAATACTTTACGTTAACGACACCAGTAACGATATAATA GTTTCCAAGTTTAGgtctcaaatttttttatcgtctATTAATGGTGGTTTGAATGTAACGAATGGCCTCTCAACGATTCCTGACATCGAAGGTGACGTGACAATACCTTCCAActtatattacaattatccACTTTACTGGATGCTGCCCGAACCTTTCCTCGGTGACAAG GTCGTTTCCTACGGAGGATTTCTAAGATTTAAAACTTGGACAGAGGGTGGAATACCTCTAAGGTCAACTATGCAATATCCGGTCGTGCAACTGCAAGGAAACAAGATCGTCTTGGAATACTATTTGCCTTTACCTATGACTAACAATCGTTACGACATCAG ATTTCACGAGTCTTTGTGGCAGCTACAAAACAGGCCGGATTACAAAGTCACGAGAGAAGTTCTTATGGTTGCATTGCAAAACGTGCAGCATATTCTCGTGAAAGCTTCCGATAATGCAGAATTCACGAAAACAAC TTTACTTGAAGCTTCTATAGACGCAGCGGTCCTAACACCTACGCATACACCGTCCTTCGCGACGAGTATTGAGATTTGCAAATGTCCACCAGAATACAATAGTACATCGTGTCAAGATCCAAGTATAGGATACTACAGGTGGTACAAGAACACCACTGTTACGTCGACGATCATTATTGATCTTGTTGGACAAGCGAAACGCTGTCAGTGTAACGGAAGATCCGAGGTCTGCGATAGGGAAACAGGATATTGTTTG AATTGCCGCGGAAATAGCGCAGGTCCGCAATGCGATGCCTGCGCAGATAGTTTCTACGGAGATCCAGAATTCGGTGGTTGCAAACCATGTCCTTGCCCGCGAACGGATAAAAGATTTTCAAACACATGCATGGTCCGTGCCGATGCTGAGCCAATATGTGTTTGTAAACCtg GTTACACTGGCAGAACATGTGAACGGTGTTCTTACGGTTATTATGGATTCCCGAATCTCCCAGATGGTAAATGTGTGCCATGCAATTGCAATCCTGCTGGTAGCCTAAACGATGAATGTGATACGGAAACAGGTCAATGCAAATGCAGAGCTGGCTCCACGGGACGAGATTGCTCTCAATGTACTGCGTATCGACACGTTTATATAAACAACGTTTGCACGT CATGCAATGACAATTGCACCGGTGTATTGCTTGATACCGTGGCGTTATTATCCCAAGAATTAGCAGATGGTACCAGTCACATAGCTGATGGTTACATTCCTCCACCATGGAAAGCTTTATCTTACATTGATTCCAACGTTACCACGTTTTTCGAAGAAATAGACcgtcaaaataaattgaaacaacgAATGGAAAACATCCCCTGGCATGAGTACAAGAAACTTCTGAAACACGCTGAAATGTTGCTTAGAACT GCAAATGAACAAGCAAAACAGGCAGATACTTTACAATCCAAAAGTAACgatttgaagaataatttatttagcgCGAAAATCGAAGTGgacaatttaagaaaacatattGATG AAACAATTTTACGATTGAATCAATACAGCAACGACAACAAAAGAATAGAGATCAAGAAAGCATTGAAAATGGccaaaatgattttaaacagTTTGAAAGCTGTTAATCTAACGACAAAAACGATGGAAATAGAAAGCTTCCTCGA gGACATCGGGGAATACACCGATTGGTTGAAATCATTGTATGATGCAACAGAACCCTTCGCAATTGCTCACGATGATGCGGAAGAATATTCTGTGAAACTAACTGATATGAGAAATGTAATTGAAGACGCCATGGACACATTGTTCGACTATGACAGTTTATACAACAATATCAACCAGACTTTCGTCGAGTCTAAAAATGATTGTAACGAGATTAATGCCCTGTGGAAGGAAGTCAACGAATCAATTATCACGGGCAAAAAGATGACAGACGAAACACAGGGTTTTGTAGttgatattcaaaataatgtaCAG GATCTCCCAGAATTGCAGAATAAATTGAACTATTGGTTTGATAAACTGAGTATGAAAGAAGAATTACTGTACAGattaaattacgaatataatGACAAATATGTAGTGCCAGCGGTTCAGCATGCGAAGAATTTATCAAACTACGTTGATCAATATGTCAG TCTGTTTTCTGAGACAAGGAGCATAGCAGCTAGCCCATTGAAAGCCAGTCAAGCGTACAAGAACATCGTCGATAACATTAACGCAGCAAATGTCACAGCAATGGCAGCTAAAGATATCACCGAGGACATATACAACAAG acaTTTCCCAACGGTCCCAAATCGAAGTCGCTTTTAGACAACGCAGAAGAAATATCAATGGCGTCCTCCAAACAAATGGACAGCGCAAAAAAGCATAGAAAATTGGTGGAAAATGCAAATGACGAACTGGATATTCAAAAGAAAGCTGTGActactttgaaaaatactttgaaTTACACTGGAATCAGAGATAATAAGATCAATATGGAATTGCAAAACTTACAAGACGATAGCAAGAAGT TACGTGAGGGTATTCAAAATGTATTAGAGGATAACGAAGAAGTATTGGAAAGCATGCAGGAAACGCAAAAGCTTATCAATGATTATACTGAAGGAATTGCTGACAGATTGAAACCAAAGATGTACGAACTGAAAGAAGAAGGCGATTCGAAGATTAGTCTAGCTAGTGAAAAAT TGACTGAAGCTCTGAGTAAGATAAAGGAAGCAGATGCAAAATTGATAAGCTTATCGAACgctgctataaaaagaaaaaatgtatttgataaGTGGAATGATACATTGGCTACAAAATTACAGAATCTCAAAGACAAAATCGCCGAGGCTAGAAACACGGCTGACGGG ATTCGCGTTTCAATGAAATCAGCCGATGGGAAAGAATGCATTCGCTCGTACAAACTATCCACGTTGCAGCCGACATCCACAAATACGATAGTGATGACTTTTGCACTTCCGAAAGGCAAGGAAGAGGGTTCCCTGTTTTACCTACCGAGTAGCATAAAC GATGATTTCATTGCGTTGGAGATTGTCAACAGAAGAGTGCGATTTGTTTGGAACGTTGGCGGGGACACAGGATTTCTTACTCATTCTGAAGTCATCGAAAGTGGTAACATTCGGGATGATAGATTCTGGTATCGCATCGAGGCAGAAAG AATCCGCCATGTAGGTAAATTACTGGTACGAAAACAGTCGTCAACaattggaagaaaaattgagaCTTTGACGAATAAGACTGAATCAAAATACAGTCGTTTCGACATTACAACGTCGGATCGCGTGTGGATCGGAGGAATCCCCAAGGATTTGTCTCAACGAAGACGAATAGAATTAATCTCGACAAGCGGACTGCCAGGTTGCGTACACCGGGTTATTCTGGATGGGAAATCTATAGGTCTCTGGAATTTCATTACAACTGCGCCGGATATGGCGTGCATAGCATGCGTGGAAGG GTTGGAAGATGCCAGGGATGACACAACTTACAGTTTCAATGGAGAAGGTTACGCAGTCAGAAACAGAGTATCTTCAGGGccttataacaaatatatattcggCGTCTCAATGAATTTCCGGACCTACGACGAGAATGCTTTGTTATTTTTAGCCTTTAATCCACTTAAT AACCAGCATATCATGATATTTCTGCGAGAAGGAAAAGTGATCTTCCGGGTCGGTTACGGTGGCAATGTCAGTATCGAAATGTTCTCGAAGCAAAAGCACAATAACGGAAATTGGACGAAAGTGAATGCGTTTAGGCAGTATCACCTTGATAAGAACATTGAACAGTGCACATTGAGAGTTGGCGAAAAAGATGACACAACATTCGGTGCCCCTACACCTCAGCCCAAGAAGGAAGACTTTCCTGATCTCGCGCAAGCCAAATATTACATTGGTGGTGTACCACCAAGTTTTAGGGCGGAGAAATTAATGTTGCCATCTCAGGTGTCTTTCCTCGGTTGCATGTCTAATATTGTCATTCAAGAGGGTTATGATCCAATGGCAGAACAGTATTACGGGGTTGAGCCTAGTTGCGGGAATAAA GCACTAAAAATAGTTGGATTCTACGGGAATGGATATTTAGAACATTCATCGTTCACACTGAAGAAACTAAATTCCACGGTGAGCTTTTCTTTCAGAACAATGCAGACAGAAGCGGTACTCCTTCTTTCTACGTTTGAAGGACAAGAGGAGCGAATAAAT AGAAATAGTTTTTACTCTGTATGTGTAATCAACGGACAAGTACAAGTACGGATGAATGCTGGAAGAGGAGAACTCGTTCTACAATCGAATGTCACTTTTAATGATGGAAGATACCACTCcgtaacaattattaaaagtaaaaggaaCGTTGAGTTATGGATAGACGATGCTCTTCAGAATAAAGGTGTATTAGCATCAAGATCCGCCATTAAAGCTCCCGGAGTATACGGAGGATTGTTCTTCGGAGGATTGCCAGAACTTATTAACAATACCAAAATGATCGCTACTACCACTCCTTTATATGGCGCCATCAAGGATGCAATATTTGATGATGA AAAAAATGTTACTATCATTCGATTTGATgaagttattaattttgaacaCGCACTTATTGGCCGTCCTGGACCAAGCATGGGAAAAGATCCTCCAACTTATACACCGTCTGCATCTTTATCCACTCAACCTGAAGGATGTCTGAAAGTGCCGTATTATTCCTTGGAGCCTGGCGCTTTGAAATTCGGGGATAAGCCAAATAGTCACACtcaattgtatttaaatattaaaaaattctgggAGAAGAAATATGCAATAGAATTTGACTTTAGAACGTACTATCCGAACGGCTTGCTATTTATTACTCCT GGCATGAGACCAAAGTATTACCTTATGATTGTTGTACAAGATGGACAGTTGTTACTTTTGGTAAAAACcaggaaaaagagagaaagcaGAAAAGAAATACTGTTCAAGACGCCCTTCAACGATGGCAACTGGCATCATGTTGTGATTAGTCATGATAGAAGGAAACTAACGTTGCTTGTAGATTCGCAAACGCCTAGCACGATTAAAGTGccaaaaaatattggattgGCTCCCATGATGTATATTGGAGGGCTTCCTGAGAGTGGAACACTTATTCCTGAGCAAGTAGTGGTTAAACTGGAGACACTAAAGGGATGTATCAGAGGGTTAAGAGTGAATGGAAACGTGTACGATATGGTTGGCTCCACGAGCAAAGCTTACCAAGTGGGCCAATGCTTTCCGAACGTTGAAAGTGGAGCCTACTTCCAAGATGAGGCGTACGCTATATACA aaagaaatttcgaattaGGTGCAGTGTTGGAACTTCAGTTAGAATTTAGAACATCAGAATTATCAGGAGTATTACTTTCTATAACGGCACCAGGTAATTCGCCTTCGTTATCGTTGGAACTGAACGATGGTAAAATAGTTATGTCAGGCGATTTGGGATACAACAATCCGTTGTATGTAGAACAACGTTTTACTAGTCCATACACGATTTGTGACAATCGGTGGCACAGAATACAAGCGGTCTATAACGATGAACAATTGGCACTAAAAGTTGACGAGTTAGATCAAAAATATGGTCTTCCAATCAGTGTCAATTATCATATAATGGGTTCTACAGCCTTTGGACCTCTGTACATTGGTGGCTTGCCag CCTCTGCTCCCAAAGGAACGTTAATAACGAGGGATCACTTCAACGGATGTATAAGAAACGTAATGATAGGAGGAGAGAGACGCGATTGGACAGACATGGACGAGTTGCATAATATTCACTTGAGCTCCTGCCCAGTACAATGA